ACAAAGAGTCAAACTGTTCAGTTGACTGCATGTCCCAGTTACTTGACTGATCTGTAACACATAAGTGCAGGGTTCCATTATGACCAACAAATTCAGAATGAACAAAGCAATGCTTTGGACTGTCTTGTTTCAAATTTGGACATCAGCTTCACATGATTTAACAGATGAATATCATTTCTAAGCttcattatgtatatatatttacatagttATGAAAGGTGCTAATGTTTAGAAATGATTTtcatcggaggaaacccagggaacacaccaaaccccaaATCATATTTATGAGACAGTAAGCCGTCGTTTGGAGGAAGTGCCTATATGCAGTCGAACACTCCTAAATATCTATTTTTGAATGTGGCAGGAACAGGCTTCCCCATGATCCTGCCACTGCTGTGGTTATTATAATGAGAGGAGAGGTGAAGGGTCTGAGTTACCGGTTTTTGCAGATTTGCAGGTTTTCTTGGTGTTACTGCTGTCTGTCTTGGGTTTGCTGGCTTTACTAAGAGCTCTTGAAAAGTGTTCATCCACCATGCTGTTAATATCACCATGAAAATAAGTGTAAAGCAGACAGCCAGACAGCTGCTCAGTCTTCCCCTCCACTGGATTATCCACCTTGGCCTCCATCACTGTCGCAGCCCTGAGACACACTGACAAAACACAAGGTTAACATACATTCATCTACAGAGAAAATACACAgttaacaacaataaaaacccATATCCAGTTAACAAACAGTCACCTGTCTGATGCCAGTATGTCTAGGTCACATTAGCGCTACATTACTGGGAAAACTAGTCTTCCAATCTGCACGGAATCAAAGTTGTTCTAAATTCAAGAGAAAACCTAAGCTTGAATTAGACGTTACCCTGCAGTCATTTGAAGGTACACAAAGGAAAACACGGAAACTTCAACAAAGCATGAAAATCTCAATATTTAACtgaagatttttatttattgattgatttatttaataaaccatttaaaatacctaaatgtaaaattattattattattttttattatcgttacacttatatagcgcctttctagacacccaaggacgctttacaatccacactgctcagaacactcaatccacacactggcgagaagcggcagccaaacgtgcacagcgtactctcgaccaggaacgaccgtccacctggaggactgcatcaggcactaggatttcacccaggacagagtgccaatccatatctgggcacacacacatacactcattaactcacaaaccaggacagttattacagaagccaattcacctaccctccatgtttttggactgtgggaggaaaccacagaccctggaggaaacccacgcagacatggggagaacatggaaactccacccagatgggacttgaacccaagatcccagcgctgggaggcgaacgtgctaaccaccaagccaccatgccgccatGTGAAATGTTTTCTCAAACTTTTCTACAGTACGACATTTAACCGCAACACTTAGTATTTTGAGGTTCTAACTTCTTCACAAAAAGGAAAGCAATTTAATAATCTGAACATATATTTAGGAATTACATTTGATTTAGGTAATTTATCATCTTCTAAATAACATACAAGACATGCAAACAGACAAGAAATCTGGAAGACCTCAGTCCAAATGGAGCAAGGCGGCCAGAAACCACTGTTGAATATGTGTGACTTTCTAGGCAGCAGACAGCACTACATCAGAAACTACTGTGATAATAAGCCACATGATATCTGCTTCAAAAAACTCTTGAACACAATATGCTGCTGCATCAataaatgcaacctgaaactaaTACGCAAGGAGAAAGCCATACATCAATTCTAAGCAAAAATCTTACTCAGTTCTCTGGGCCTCATTGTATACCAGGTTCATTCAAGCTGTTATCAGTGATAGGTTCAAAACGTCTGTCATGGTATAGGGCAGGGTAATTTaattcaaattcattcattttgatcAGTTTCATCTTCTCTACTGAAGGTGCCTACAAGTTATATCAGTATTGTATGCAGTTAACCACTACATACAGGTCAAATTATTACATTAACTGTTAGAATTATATttatgtacatacacacactctctaagcACTGCTAAAATgttatttgaaaaaatattaattttgttaaaaaagttaCAATTTATCACCATGCAGTTCTAATAAAAGTGATATATTTGCTTAGTTTCCTAATACAAAAACACAGTACGTACTATAAAGGCTTTAATTATCAAGGCTTGCAAAGTGCCACATGATAATACGTTAACAGTGTATATGTTACAGAATTAATACTCACATGAAATAGATGTCTCgtgcaaaaaaataaagaaagaaatcaGTCCACACTCTGCAGCGTCCTGAAAAATCACACGGGCTGGTTTAAAATGGGCTGGATGTCTGAAGGATAAAGTGACCTGTAGGTTTCGGTGATGACGGTGGATAGTGgatatgaagtgtgtgtgtatgtgtgtgtgtatggaaggAAGTATATCTTTCCTCTGATGTTTcgggtgtgttctttctgcttCAGTATGAGCAGAATGTACCTGAACCAGTCTCACAAAAACCTGCTCTTAAGTTTCTTGTGAAATCATGTCGTGTTCTGCACGACTGCCACAGTCCTGATTTGGAGGACTGACTTTTTTTGTTGTCATAGTGTCATTAGTCCACAACTGAAACTAACAACTActgaagagtcaggagactgaGCTCATGTTCATTATGTAAAggattttaatgaaatatatttaatttaagggTGACAAAGTGTATGTGTTGGTAAAATGTCAATGCTTTAAAGTTCATTTTTGAAGTTCTCCAAAATTAAAAACTCAGTCAGTGCTGCTGTCTTTCCTCTTTGATTTCTCTCCTCCATTTCCAGAGGAATCTGAAATCTTCCGTTCGCTTGTGGTGTCTGATGGCGTCTGGGTCAGTTTCCCACTCTTAGCTCTGCCCCCTGCCGTAACAGATGCACTCCAGTCTGAGTTCAAAAGGTAagaaaacaatcacaattaattaattcaccCTATTGGGCTTGTCAATGGTCACTGTGTCTGTACACCAAGACTCTGCTAATGAGTATGTCACCTGAGTAGTCAGTGAGTTTGAACTTTCCACAGCAGAGGTGAACTCTCCACTGCTTTCGCACATTGTCTTTCATCAGGCAGTGGAACACAAAGATAAAAAACCctgaaataaaaaagacaatGTTGGAATTTTCTATAAAAGCTATGAAGATTCAATTGCATTCTCCCTCAATAACAATAAGGTCAGGTCACTGATGTTGATGCTGGGTGAAGGTAGCACATTCTTCCTCTGAGGGATGTCAAGTGGGTGCTTCTCTTCAAGCTACTTCACACTAACACGACAGGATGGTGCATTTAGGGAAGAACACTAACTGTCCTGTAATGTCTGTAATGGTTAATAGTGCACTAACCAAAGATGTGGTGTTGTGTGAGATGGGAGTGCCATCCTACCCACCCTGAGAGTGTGATGCATATTTATGAAGAATGAATCAATGACTCATGCCTTTTGAGCCTTGTCTCCTGTCCCCCGTTTCTCTTACCCTGCAGACTATTGAGGATGGAGAAGAGGTATAGGAAGGGTACTCTGACTGGACCCCAGGCGAAGAAAGCCAGTATCCATGTAAGGCCCAGAAGGAAAGTTAGACTGGCCACTACACGTAGGTCATGCAGAATTCCAGTACTTCTGCCGGCTGCTTTACTGAACTGCAGGCCACGGATCTGAGCCATAACCAGGCCAAACACACATATGTTACCAAGCAGGATCAGCACCACGAAAGCCACCACTGTCACAAAGAATGCTGTCTGATTCTGCACCCAGCAACTGGACAAAACACAGTGAGAAGAGGCATTAAgagtcatttattttaattgcatttggcagatgttcTTAAAAACAGCAATCCACTATTCTCATTAGGTCACAGCTTAGGCTAATGCAGTGCTTGGAGTCTTATTCAAGAACTCTTACTGGTATAGTGTGGTGACTTTGCTGAAGCTGGAAACTGAAACCTTGTCCGCTATAAACTAGCACGATACGTACTACACTACAACAACTATACCAACCACTTTGGTTTCTATCTGATGCAAGGAATCACGAGGAAGATCTAAGTTCACTTACAAAGGTGATGAGTTGTCCACAGGCATTAGGGTTACTGTGCTGCCATAGCAGTCTTTATCTGCAGCAAGAACTATGCTAACAATCACCAGAGGTAAACCTAGAAGAAACATTTCAAACATTAACTGCATGCAGCAATTATCATTTTCGAAACATATTCAACAGTGGTACATTCTTGTGACATTCTTGCTATCGTTGTTACATTCATGCCCCCTGCGTCTTGTTTTCTTACCTTTCTTCTCTATGAATGTCAGAAACCACTCCTTCATttaattttctgtgattttctttcAACAGAAATCCAAAGTTCAGCAGAAATGAACAGAGAATTTACAAAAACTAAGTATATGTATCTTTTCCTTTGTATTTAGTGCAtccatcctttttttttttattatactttCACTGTGTTTCAGGTATCCCTTCACAACTTAGAAATCATTTTCACCAAAGTTTCCTCTAACAAGTTGCTTTTTGAGGAGCCAAATAATGTCACAATTTAGCCTCATTTGTCCATTACATCTCAGACTGTCAGTTTCACGACGAATACACTGAACTATATTTTCATTTCAGATCCTAACCTATGTAACTGCATTTTAATATTCTGGCATTTGCCACAGTTCTCTGTGACAGTTCCTCTCAGGCAGAGACGTGGTAAAGTCTGTattgctgttgttgctgttgttcaGTAGACGTTTGtagcattattttttaaacatttgtttatgtaGTTTTGAGTTTGGGGACAGTGATTTGGTTATTAAACTGGTCATGCACTGTCCTTATCTGTCCACCCTTATTAGTGACCCACTGGAGCATTGTGCAGTTCAGCGTGCACTGGGTGGAGCATGCCTGAGCTTTTGTAAATGCTTTTGGTTTGTCAAGTTCAATAAAATCTTGTACTTACCTCTCTTTTGATGCCAAGAATGCTACATagtatatacatattttatatatatatatatatatatatacactgtacagAATTTGTCCATGATATCATTCAATAATACTGATAACAATAAATATGCTCTGTATCTCACCCCATCCAAGAGCACAGAACTTGAGGATGTAAGAGGGAACATAGACATTGAAGACTTTGACGAAAGCCAGATACATGTTTATAGCTTCTAGTCCCATCCAGGTGAATGTGGCCAATAAGAAGTAGTGGAGAACAGCAGCCACAGTGATACAAAGGCTATAATTGTTGAATCCAGCGAGCCAGGAATTTAGCAGGAAACCCATGTTCAAACCCAACAAAGCCCCTGAAAGGTTCATGAGGATTTTAGAAGGGTAATCACAGCGCAGTTTTCTACAAAGCAGAAGAGATTGCATGAATTGTGGACTTTGTAATACAAAAGGAGaagaaatgtttaatattttgctACGTATTGCTATTGTGAGATCTTGCTATATTTACAAAACCTGACAATTAAAAATGTGACACGGTTAACAAGCATTGTTTTGACCAAATGTGTAACCGCAGTTTGTAATTCATAGGTATGACCTCACCCAAAGGCCGTATAAGTCAATAAAGTGATGCCCAGGAACACGGAAGACAAGCCACAGCCCAGGTATGTGATGACTGTTAGAATCATGTCATCTTTGGCATTTATTGGTGTTCTGGAGACATCCTGCAAAACAGATTGAATGCTCATATATTACGTAATATTTAAGTTCTTAAATTTAAGTTACATTTAAGCAGTATAACTGAATTGCATTTTTTGATAACATAGATCTGCacatttacacaatttaaaCATTTCCCCTTCCAACAGATTACAGTGAAATTTAGGCAAAGTATCAATCactttgggcggcacggtggtctctctgtgtctgcgtgggtttcctccgactgactgtctgtgaggagtgtggtgtgttctctctgtgtctgcgtgggtttcctccgtgtgactgtctgtgaggagtgtggtgtgttctccccgtgtccgcgtgggtttcctccgggtgactgtctgtgaggagtgtggtgtgttctccctgtgtctgcgtgggtttcctccgtgtgactgtctgtgaggagtgtggtgtgttctccccgtgtccgcgtgggtttcctccgggtgactgtctgtgaggagtgtggtgtgttctccctgtgtccgcatgggtttcctccgggtgactgtctgtgaggagtgtggtgtgttctccctgtgtctgtgtgggtttcctccgggtgactgtctgtagggagtgtggtgtgttctctctgtgtctgcgtgtgtttcctccgactgactgtctgtgaggagtgtggtgtgttctctctgtgtctgcgtgggtttcctccgtgtgactgtctgtgaggagtgtggtgtgttctccccgtgtccgcgtgggtttcctccgggtgctccggtttcctcccacagtccaaaaacacacgttggtaggttggcAGGTTGGTAGGCGACtcaaaaggtgtgagtgtgtgtgttgccctgtgaaggactggcgccccctccagggtgtattcccgtcttgcgcccaatgattccaggtaggctctggacccaccatgacccttaactggataagcgcttacagataatgaatgaatgactttttGTTTCACATCTAAAAAAATTAGTTATGATATGAGATTTCCGTTGGACACTGACCATTTACATTTGAGAGGCTTAAAACTTGCTTACCAGAAGCACTCCAAAGTGTGTGAGATGAAAGCAGAGGCAGGATGTATGAGTGAGGTTGGTGTTTTTAACCTGGCAACCATTATCATCCCATCCACCTTCTCCATCTGTCACATAGACATGTATGTAAACAATgacacttgaaatatattacacaatGTGAATATTCATAAAActtcaacaaaaaaaagaagcttACTGTTCTTTTCAAAGTCCCAGTAAACACACTGGACTTTGCTGTGGCCCTGCAAGAGAGGAAATCCATTTAGGCTTTGTTCTTTTACACTTAGTATTACCTGCTTTTATTGCTCCATTTCCACAATTGTTTTTTCTTGAAATGTACAAAACAGTGTATATTCCTCTAAGAATAAGACATTTGacattaaaacatttgaattattttttacGTTTTCTTTTaatcatgctgaaaatatggtGGAAATCCAAGGGAAACGTCGTTGTGGACAACACATAAACATAGATCACTGCCACCTCGTGGCAATATTTATTATGACACTATTACATGGTCattctctctccgtctctctgtctctgtctctctgtctctgtctctctctctctctctctctctctctctctctgtctctctctctgtctctctctctgtctctgtctctctctctctctctctctctctctctctctgtctctctctctctttctctctctgtctctctctttctctctctctgtctctctctctctctctctctctctctctctgtctctctctctgtctctgtctctgtctctgtctctctctctctctctgtctctctctctctttctctctctgtctctctctttctctctctctgtctctctctctctctctctgtctctctctctctctctatctatctctgtctctctctctctctctctctctgtctctctgtctctctctctatctctctctgtctccgtctctctctctctctctctctctctgtctgtctctctatctctgtctctctctctctctctctctctctctctctctctctctctgtctgtctctctctctctctatctctctctgtctccgtctctctctctctctctctctctctctctctctctctctctctctctctctgtctctctctctctctctctctctctctctctctgtctctctctctctctctttctctcttacaaaacaaaaccctttTGTTTTTCCCACCTctctggttttctttttttctgtcttacTCTCATGCATCTAAATGCCCTATTTCTGCCGTTTCTCCCAgatgttgccctgatccagcccatGCTTGTATGCATTATGTTCAAGATCTTGGCCTTGTCTCACCTACAGCATCCTGCATGGGACTGGTTTAGCCCCAATAAACTTTACACTAGTGTTTACCCTCCTACAGCATCACTGCACCCTCTTACATCTCCATAACTTATATTTTACCTTCACATTACCTATAACTCATTATACCTATCTGTTCTTTTTACTGCTGttttactttctgtgctctcCAGTGCCAACCATAGGAGGATGGGAGTCGTAGTTCTTCTCAAGGTTTGTTTTTCAGgcgctgagggagtttggtttgctcataggaggcttggacccatATCTCTGTTAAGGTGCTTTTTGATGACTTTGAAGCTCTATATAACTAATATTTGACTGATTGACTTTTTGTTACATACCTCTTTGGGCTGAAGATGGTGGAGAGTAATGACCAATGGATTCTTCAGGTTATTCACAGTAGCATTGGTTACACTGGCAGACACCACGTAGGAATTTAGCTTCAGGCTGCTATCAGAGTCCTAAAAAAAATATACGCTATATGTCTATGTATCCATATTTATAATAATCTGTATGTGCAAAACATCAGACACTCCTCATAAGCAGTGAAATCAGCTTCTTTAAGTtgaaatgcaaataaacataTCTCTATAGATCTCATTGCCAATAGAATGAGACGCTCTataacagctgcacatgagtctaacatcaccatgcccaatgccaagtgtaggcAGAGTGGGTATGAAGCCCTCAAACACTGGGCTTTGGAGCAGCTTTAGTGCAACTTATTTCAAGGCCATGCTGTTTcagtaaagaaaaacaagtgAAACTGAACTTTATTAAACAGAGATTCTTAAGGTGACCTTTACCTTGAAGAGACCTTCTGTCCCATAGAAATGAAACTGAATACGGCtcatgttgttgttattttggggGAAGAAGTTCTCCAGGTCAGTGGGTAAGGATACAGATGCTACTGAGCCGCTGGGAGGTGACTCAGCAAACGTTTGGTTGAGAAATAtctacaataaaaaaacatatttaaaccgATTATAGAGTCAATGTTTGACATTATAAACTgcctattatatatttaatatacagaTAAAATACGGATAATCCTGGttaaaacagattttacactattatgtatataatataacataAGTAATCATCAAATACATGGAATAGATTCTCGTTGATATAAAAATGGACATCAtaagaaattattattttgaagACCTTACATTTCACTGACCCttgaatattacagaaaaacaATATCAAATTTTTATGGTAGTGTAgatgtccattcattcattcatcttctgtaatcattcattcattatctgtaacccttatccagttcagggttgcggtgggtccagagcccacctggaataattgggcgcaaggcgggaatacaccctggagggggcgccagtccttcacagggcaacacagacacacacacattcactcacacactcacacctacggacacttttgagtcgtcaatccacctaccaacgtgtgtttttggactgtgggagggaaccggagcacccggaggaaacccacgcggacacggggagaacacaccaactcctcacagacagtcacctggagcagtgtgactgcgacactacctgctgcgccaccgtgccgccccttctgtaatcacttcatACTTATCAGGGGAGGGATGGGCTGAGtcacagggcacaaggcaggaacacaccctggacaaggagCCAGTCCATCACGGTGCATCACACTCCCGCTCACACCTCTGGGGCAATTTTGCATAGACCATTGACCTTCCAACACGAGTTTTGGAATATGGGtggagacagacacagggagatttCACCAaattccttacagacagtgacatgAGGTGTGGATTTAGCCCAGGACATCATGAACCCTGAAACTGCAGCAggaacactacctgcagcaccaccgtgCCTTCCTAGTGTTGATGTTGCATGAAAGTAATGTTTTATTTCTGCAAGAAAAACCTCTGATATATATTCCCTTTATTCCAGTACTGTTCTATGTCATATGCAGTGTTTGGTCAGTGATGAATCGAAAGTGTCTGACCTCAGGAGGCAATCCTGTCTGGAAAGAGGACACTCCAAATGTTAGGCCATTGAAGCTGTCATCTTTCATGTTGATTAGCTGCAGTGCTAATGAAGGAACTGTGGTGCTGTGGCAAAACCCAGAGAAATCAATTCTGTCTCCCACTCGGTCTGTGATAGAGAGAATCCTGAACCGGACAGAACACAAGTGCAGAGAAAAAAAGATGAGCTCAGAAGCAAGTGCTTCCAAGTGTCCAAGTGACCGTCACATTTATGGCCAAAAAGTACCAAACACTATCATGGTTTTACTTTCTtgtatattttactgtaaagCGCAAGTCACATGAGATGAAGAGTCTCTACTTTGTAGACTCAGAATGAACAAGTTTATTCTCTGATACATTCAGGCTACTGCGTCCATATAACTGCTGCTTTATAATGACTCAttgctttttaaaattcatttcaaaaacacagagaacGCCTCCCACAGCTGCTCTGCTCACCTGTTTGTGGCCTGCGTGAGGGGAGATCTGGAATCTAAGACGTTTGCCACTGCACCCACGATGCTGTCGGCCAGCTGAGTTGTCATGATGCCGACCTCAGTGATGTCAGATAGCTTCTCCAGCACAGTGTTGAGCTGAGACGAACTCAAGTCTGTCTCATTACGTAGTATGTCCTCAATAATGTTCAGAACATCTGCTGAATTATCTGTGGGAGGAATAAGACAGATGTTTTTAAGGCACTGTGCATTGTAAAAAGTGAATAAGGAAATGTGGGGGAGGGTAATAAAAGGTTTATATTATTATCTATGAGTAAATGTCATTCATTCTGTCATTATCTGACACCACTTCATCCTAGTGAGGATAAACAAGTGGGGCAGTACCTGTGAATTTTTTGGGCACAAAACAGGAACTCACCGGACAGGGTTCCAGTTAATCACAggaaatcacacactcacagagtgacgcagtcttacacacacacacacacctatgggcaatttcacacaaccagtcaacctaccaacgtgtgggaggaaatcgTAGCACCCAGAGTAAAGAAGAGGATTAATTAAGATACTGATGATGTACGTTTAGTTTTGATGAACCATGTGACTCCAGTTCATTCCAGACCTAATGAATTGAGCTCTGCGATTCCATCAAATGCAGTTCCACCACTATACAGCCCATTGCTGAAAGATTTTATACCCCTTTAGCCCACACATGGCACatatatgcagctgctccagagcattatATCCTATTAGCAAAGCTTTTTCAAGGAAATCAAGTATGCTCAGTGTTTGCACAGCCTTTTTCCACGAGTCCCCTATAAAACTACTCTATTCATCAGATATAGAAGATGTCTATAAACATATGGACATATAAAATGCaatatttaacataaataaGTTAagttaataacaaaaataagttCTTACTTGCTGTAACTGTGATGTTTTCCAAGTCCCCGATGTCAGTAATGGCCTGCTCACATTTGGACATGTCTGGCGGAGCCCAAATCGCCAAATCTGTCCTGCCATCCAACTTACTGAGAAAGAAAATATTGCTAAGCAATATTtctaatattctaatttttaattctaatattacatctaatatttctaatatttcATGTGCATTTTATcttgaaaaaatgtatttcagagCTTCTCCGTAGAGCCCATATACTGAGAGCAAACATCATTGAAAGCCTGCACAAACAACAGAGCTCCATAAAATAAATTGCCTTTATCTTAAGagttattacatttatattatctTCACCTATCTGTGGATTAATATTTGAGTTAGCAGTTTGACTTTACACATTATCTTTAAGTATAAATGTtcaatgaggatattgcttgcCTTAACCCTATGAAAAGAACTATGAATCAGTCTAGTGTGCTGCAGACTATGTGTAGAGAATATGATGCATAAAATAAAGTCCTCTGCTTTAGCGTCTCTGTGGgaaaaaaacatgttaatgCCATCTACACCACTGAAATTATACAGTAGTAAAGAAATGTCTTTATTATTAGATATTGCACTTCATCATAGGCGAATAATCAGTACACGCCATGaccaaacatttgtggacatcTACTTATTCAACATTTATTCTGAACTCAAGGCTATTAACAGGGAATTGGTTCTCCTTTTGCTGCAATAAATTTTTACTAAGCATGGTAACCAGCTTAGAAAACATCAATCAACTAGATGCATCAAGCAACCTGCTAGAGGACAgtctattttgttttattaatttctatGTCGATTATACAAGCTAtgaaaaaaacaatttaaaatctgtgtCTAAAAAGGAAGCAACTTCCAGTAGCTGATTTCTCTAATTAAACATTAAGCATTGTGTTCATACTGCAGAAGACataaacacagctttaaatgaaaacatataCAGTATAATGGTGTATTTTTTACAGAAGCCCTGAATGGCaacgtgaaaaaaaaaaagtttaaagtaTTTTCCTAAGACCTACTAGTGTAGTGCACCCGAAAAAAGaatttgagggaaaaaaaatgcttttgatGGCTAAAATTGTACAAGTGATGCTAGAAATATTTTTCAACAGTTTTTGGTGTGTATAACaggcagaaaaaataaataatgtgaaacTTAGTCTCAGGAACATAcattaaactattttttttttcaccttgaCCTTCAGGGCTTCCGTAATATTTCTTACCAGAGTCTTGTAGCAGATTCATGACCCTTCTGACACTTCATTTCGTATATGTCCTGAGCTGCGATGGACGGCCATTGGTACAGACCATAAACTGTTTGAGTGGTATCATCTGGACACAGCCCAGGTTctgtgcaaataaataaaatgcttaaAATCGACCTGTACGTGTCGAGAGCTGGCTTTTACAACTTCTAATCatttgctgctgttttttttttctatattgcAGTCACTTTAACAGACAGAAGATGGGACATATGGGTCAGTCAGGAGATGTGTCAGTGTCAGAACACATTGAATtctgatattttataatattaatattaataatattaattaaggcAACCCAGTAACAAACTACAAACCCACTTAAAATTGGGAAATTGGGAAACAGTCTATGTCTAAATTGAAACAgaattcatttcattcatttatttattccttgATTCATTGTCAGTTAtccatgtaaacacacacactggccactttattagaaacagacAGGTTCACTGTAGTTTCATAAAGTACAG
This region of Hoplias malabaricus isolate fHopMal1 chromosome 17, fHopMal1.hap1, whole genome shotgun sequence genomic DNA includes:
- the adgrg4a gene encoding adhesion G-protein coupled receptor G2 produces the protein MILTVITYLGCGLSSVFLGITLLTYTAFGKLRCDYPSKILMNLSGALLGLNMGFLLNSWLAGFNNYSLCITVAAVLHYFLLATFTWMGLEAINMYLAFVKVFNVYVPSYILKFCALGWGLPLVIVSIVLAADKDCYGSTVTLMPVDNSSPFCWVQNQTAFFVTVVAFVVLILLGNICVFGLVMAQIRGLQFSKAAGRSTGILHDLRVVASLTFLLGLTWILAFFAWGPVRVPFLYLFSILNSLQGFFIFVFHCLMKDNVRKQWRVHLCCGKFKLTDYSDWSASVTAGGRAKSGKLTQTPSDTTSERKISDSSGNGGEKSKRKDSSTD